Proteins co-encoded in one Arachis stenosperma cultivar V10309 chromosome 7, arast.V10309.gnm1.PFL2, whole genome shotgun sequence genomic window:
- the LOC130939147 gene encoding splicing factor 3B subunit 6-like protein produces the protein MAAISLRKGNTRLPPEVNRVLYVRNLPFNITSEEMYDIFGKYGAIRQIRIGTNKDTRGTAFVVYEDIYDAKTAVDHLSGFNVANRYLIVLYYQQAKMSKKFDQKKKEDEITKMQEKYGVSTKDK, from the coding sequence ATGGCAGCCATAAGTCTCCGGAAGGGTAACACCCGTCTTCCGCCGGAAGTGAACCGCGTCCTCTACGTCCGAAACCTACCTTTCAATATCACCAGCGAAGAGATGTACGACATCTTCGGAAAATACGGCGCCATTCGCCAGATCCGAATTGGCACCAACAAGGACACTCGCGGCACCGCCTTCGTCGTCTACGAGGATATCTACGACGCCAAGACCGCCGTCGACCACCTCTCCGGTTTCAACGTTGCGAATCGGTACCTTATTGTTCTGTATTACCAGCAAGCGAAGATGAGCAAGAAGTTCgatcagaagaagaaggaggatgAGATTACGAAGATGCAGGAGAAATACGGTGTCTCCACCAAAGATAAGTAG
- the LOC130939265 gene encoding uncharacterized protein LOC130939265 — protein MERKEQKKAPSSVSSVPQFGGWDQRDPGSTNYSMVFAQARANKKSMKNDLTESIKRASLGSDEEFLNANANANHAQGKSHANANAIVNVNHAHQDEPLGMGRRRIPTFIDCCIRPRYVIE, from the exons ATGGAACGAAAGGAG CAGAAGAAGGCTCCTTCTTCAGTGAGTTCTGTGCCTCAATTTGGAGGGTGGGATCAGAGGGATCCAGGATCTACAAACTATTCAATGGTTTTTGCTCAAGCACGTGCAAACAAGAAGAGTATGAAGAATGATTTGACTGAATCAATTAAGCGTGCAAGCCTTGGGAGTGATGAAGAGTTTCTTAATGCTAATGCTAATGCTAATCATGCTCAAGGAAAATCTCATGCTAATGCTAATGCTATTGTTAATGTTAATCATGCTCATCAAGATGAACCTCTTGGCATG GGGAGGAGAAGGATCCCAACCTTCATAGATTGCTGTATTAGGCCACGATATGTGATAGAATAA